A region from the Sphingomonas brevis genome encodes:
- the miaA gene encoding tRNA (adenosine(37)-N6)-dimethylallyltransferase MiaA — translation MGKAKPPVVVIAGPTASGKSSLALRLAEASGGAIVNADSAQLYRDLPILSAAPSQTDRARAEHLLYGVLDGAEPCSAADWAAMAKAEITRLHDEGRLPVLAGGTGLYLRTLLDGIAPIPAIEPEVRAKVRANSVAENLAELMPLDPVAANSLNPGDTTRIARALEVVKSTGKPLAEWQEHREGGIGEDVELKALLLLPPRPWLYERCDQRFAQMVEQGALAEVEMLLARNLNPNLPVMRAIGVSELGNYLRGQLTIDEAIAAGSQATRRYAKRQYTWFAHQPPSEWHRFHDPLVGEAVDRALALFGAAG, via the coding sequence ATGGGCAAAGCGAAACCTCCGGTTGTTGTCATCGCCGGTCCGACCGCCAGCGGCAAGTCGTCGCTGGCGCTACGGCTGGCCGAGGCAAGCGGCGGAGCGATCGTCAATGCCGACAGTGCCCAACTCTATCGCGACCTGCCAATCCTGTCGGCAGCGCCGTCTCAGACCGACCGGGCCCGGGCAGAGCATTTGCTTTACGGCGTGCTCGACGGCGCGGAGCCCTGCTCCGCCGCCGATTGGGCGGCGATGGCCAAGGCCGAGATAACGCGGCTCCATGATGAAGGGCGCCTGCCGGTCTTGGCGGGCGGGACCGGGCTGTATCTGCGGACGCTGCTTGATGGGATCGCGCCGATCCCGGCAATTGAACCGGAAGTCCGGGCGAAGGTGCGGGCCAACAGCGTGGCCGAGAATCTCGCCGAGCTGATGCCGTTGGATCCGGTTGCGGCGAACAGCCTCAATCCCGGTGACACGACGAGGATCGCGCGGGCGCTGGAGGTCGTGAAATCGACCGGCAAACCGTTGGCCGAGTGGCAGGAACATCGGGAGGGCGGCATCGGCGAGGACGTCGAGCTCAAGGCTCTGCTGCTCCTGCCTCCCCGCCCCTGGCTCTACGAGCGCTGTGACCAACGGTTCGCGCAAATGGTTGAGCAAGGGGCGCTGGCCGAGGTGGAAATGCTGCTGGCCCGGAATCTCAACCCCAATTTGCCGGTGATGCGGGCGATCGGCGTATCCGAGCTAGGCAATTACCTCCGCGGCCAGCTGACGATCGATGAGGCCATCGCCGCCGGAAGCCAGGCGACGCGGCGCTACGCCAAGCGGCAATATACCTGGTTTGCCCACCAGCCGCCGTCCGAATGGCATCGGTTTCACGACCCGCTTGTGGGCGAAGCGGTCGATCGGGCGCTGGCGCTGTTCGGCGCGGCGGGCTAG
- the ilvC gene encoding ketol-acid reductoisomerase, with protein MDAIREADIDPTPLTGKRVAIIGYGNQGRAQALNLNDSGIDVVVGLRDGSPRISGAHSDGIATASLTEAAGGADLVMLLAPDEVLGAIYRLIEPNLRQGAALGFSHGLAIRFGFIEPRPDLDVYLVAPKGPGTALRSLYREGKGMVALFAVHQDASGQAEKIALAYGRAIGCGRAGILRSTFAEECEADLFNENAVVWGAVPEILIAGFDTLVAGGISEEVAYMECVGELKLIAELIEARGIAGMREAISNTAELGAVLGGPRIVDDGVKARMRAILEEIRAGRFTDLLRDEEASAYPLLQAARKRARGLMVEQARQKLLD; from the coding sequence ATGGACGCGATCCGCGAGGCCGACATCGATCCAACGCCGCTCACCGGCAAGCGAGTGGCAATCATCGGCTATGGCAACCAGGGCCGCGCCCAGGCGCTAAACCTCAACGACAGCGGCATCGACGTGGTGGTCGGATTGCGCGACGGGTCGCCGAGGATCAGCGGAGCGCATTCAGACGGGATTGCCACCGCCTCGCTAACCGAAGCGGCCGGGGGCGCCGACTTGGTCATGCTGCTGGCGCCGGACGAGGTGCTCGGCGCAATCTATCGGTTGATCGAGCCCAATCTGCGTCAGGGGGCGGCGTTGGGGTTCAGCCATGGGCTGGCGATCCGCTTCGGCTTCATCGAGCCTAGGCCCGATCTGGACGTCTACCTGGTTGCTCCCAAGGGACCGGGAACCGCGCTTCGATCGCTGTACCGCGAAGGCAAAGGGATGGTGGCGCTATTCGCGGTTCACCAGGACGCAAGCGGCCAGGCGGAGAAAATCGCGCTCGCATATGGCCGGGCGATCGGCTGCGGCCGCGCCGGGATCCTTCGCTCTACGTTCGCCGAAGAGTGCGAGGCCGATCTGTTCAACGAGAATGCGGTTGTGTGGGGAGCGGTCCCCGAAATCCTCATCGCCGGCTTCGACACGCTGGTCGCGGGCGGGATCAGCGAGGAAGTGGCTTACATGGAATGCGTCGGCGAGCTGAAGCTGATCGCAGAGCTGATCGAAGCTCGAGGGATCGCCGGAATGCGCGAAGCGATCAGCAATACCGCCGAGCTCGGAGCGGTGCTAGGCGGCCCGCGGATCGTCGATGATGGCGTGAAAGCGCGGATGAGGGCGATTCTGGAAGAGATACGAGCAGGCCGGTTCACCGACCTGCTGCGCGATGAGGAGGCTTCAGCCTATCCGCTGCTCCAGGCGGCGCGAAAGCGGGCGCGCGGCCTGATGGTCGAACAGGCGCGGCAGAAACTGCTCGACTAG
- a CDS encoding porin family protein — translation MKKILFATAATAAVLGATPALAQGIPAVAGPRVEAVVGYDRVKALGEKDGGVLFGLGAGYDFAVGNGVSLGADIEATDSTQKEGDPDIAEVKAGRDLYAGGRVTVAVSPSANLYVKAGYTNARFKATDGEVTESENFDGFRVGAGGQYNVSNKAYVGAEYRYSNYESGLSRNQVAVTVGTRF, via the coding sequence GTGAAAAAGATTCTGTTCGCGACGGCAGCAACGGCTGCGGTTCTTGGCGCTACCCCAGCGCTTGCCCAGGGCATTCCCGCCGTTGCTGGCCCGCGCGTCGAGGCCGTCGTCGGCTACGATCGGGTGAAGGCGCTCGGCGAGAAGGACGGCGGCGTGCTGTTCGGCCTCGGCGCCGGATATGACTTCGCGGTTGGCAACGGCGTCTCTCTCGGCGCCGATATCGAGGCGACGGATTCGACCCAGAAGGAAGGCGATCCCGACATCGCCGAGGTCAAGGCAGGTCGCGACCTTTATGCAGGCGGTCGCGTCACCGTCGCGGTCAGCCCGAGCGCCAATCTTTACGTCAAGGCCGGCTACACCAACGCCCGCTTCAAGGCGACCGACGGAGAGGTCACGGAGTCGGAGAATTTCGACGGCTTCCGCGTCGGCGCCGGCGGTCAATATAACGTCAGCAACAAGGCCTATGTCGGGGCCGAATATCGTTACTCCAACTATGAGAGCGGACTGTCGCGCAACCAGGTTGCGGTGACGGTCGGCACTCGCTTCTAA
- a CDS encoding DUF4440 domain-containing protein, translating to MIFVFFGIFGAAPLLAEPPAATADIFRDLVQRRLSAYASGDADTYLSLIDPQFVHIYDNGRRRTYSEISEMVRGLGNQDARHRVENVNFRLVGDLAIADVIVVEYIYGLELRWRETDVFRPDQGRWRFLHHQETAILGAPEPVLIDEATLQDYVGRYQHPDGVIEVISREGTKLFSQMEGDASRNALVTIGADAFAFPGDAVFTYFGRDRTGKVTQLNMRHLTGKIVVARKIGSINAR from the coding sequence ATGATCTTCGTATTTTTCGGCATATTCGGCGCTGCCCCACTTCTCGCCGAGCCGCCCGCGGCGACCGCAGACATATTCCGCGACCTGGTGCAACGCCGGCTTAGCGCATATGCCAGCGGGGATGCCGACACCTATCTGTCGTTGATAGATCCCCAATTTGTACACATCTACGACAATGGCCGACGGCGTACCTATTCGGAGATTTCTGAAATGGTTCGCGGCCTCGGCAATCAAGATGCGCGCCACCGCGTGGAGAATGTGAATTTCCGGCTCGTAGGCGACCTGGCCATCGCGGACGTAATTGTCGTCGAATACATCTACGGATTGGAGTTGAGATGGCGGGAGACCGATGTCTTTCGTCCGGACCAGGGGCGCTGGCGTTTCCTGCATCATCAGGAAACAGCGATATTGGGCGCGCCCGAACCGGTGTTGATCGATGAGGCCACGCTGCAAGACTATGTTGGACGATATCAGCACCCTGACGGAGTCATTGAGGTTATCAGTCGGGAAGGCACAAAATTGTTCAGTCAGATGGAGGGCGACGCCAGCCGGAATGCGTTGGTTACGATTGGCGCGGATGCATTCGCCTTTCCGGGCGATGCGGTCTTCACCTATTTCGGCCGTGATCGTACCGGCAAGGTCACTCAACTCAACATGCGCCATCTCACTGGCAAAATCGTCGTCGCCAGGAAGATTGGTAGCATAAACGCGCGCTAG
- the mutL gene encoding DNA mismatch repair endonuclease MutL has protein sequence MSIRRLPSELINRIAAGEVVERPASALKELIENSLDAGAKAVAIRLSGGGLELVEVTDDGSGMSPAEMKLALERHATSKLPDDAIEDVSSFGFRGEALPSIASVARLTLESRERGADGWRVAIDHGQLAEEGPAALPPGTRVRVEGLFDKVPARRKFLRSPRSEYAACLDAVKRLAMARPDVAFSLDHDGRCSLNVQPSDGPTRVAALLSHELDRHGIGIDCIRDGLHLTGVVSLPTFNRGMADQQFLFVNSRPVKDRLLVGALRAAYRDLLARDRHPVAALFVEVPAGEVDINVHPAKTEVRFRDPAAVRGLIVGGLRAALDEAGHRSAAREQFAAAVNWQSELDRRPSEGWDPDQLVAARSEAQTWTPAFAGVTERKLEFGQAPAGRAEQAQPVSAEQARFPLGVARGQVAATYIVAEAEDGLVIVDQHAAHERLVLERMRKASDGEEVARQALLVPDVVELDETGCDRLEAAIPDLAALGLEIERFGTSAILVRAIPAPLGKTDIPGLLSDLAAELAELGTALSLRDKLDHVAATMACHGSVRAGRILSVAEMNALLREMEATPHSGQCNHGRPTWVKLAHADIEKLFGRR, from the coding sequence ATGTCAATAAGAAGGCTGCCGTCCGAACTCATCAATCGCATCGCCGCTGGCGAAGTGGTTGAAAGGCCGGCCAGCGCCTTGAAAGAGCTCATAGAAAATTCCCTCGATGCAGGTGCCAAGGCGGTCGCGATTCGGCTGTCGGGAGGTGGGCTCGAACTGGTCGAAGTGACTGACGATGGCAGCGGGATGAGCCCGGCCGAAATGAAGCTTGCCCTGGAACGGCACGCAACCTCGAAACTGCCCGATGATGCGATCGAGGACGTCTCCAGTTTTGGCTTCCGGGGCGAGGCATTGCCATCCATCGCCAGCGTCGCCCGGCTGACGCTTGAGAGCCGGGAACGCGGCGCGGACGGCTGGCGAGTTGCCATTGATCATGGCCAGTTGGCCGAAGAGGGGCCGGCAGCCCTGCCTCCAGGTACCCGGGTTCGGGTCGAAGGGCTGTTCGACAAGGTTCCGGCGCGCCGCAAGTTCCTGCGCAGCCCGCGGTCCGAATATGCCGCTTGCCTGGATGCCGTGAAGCGGCTGGCGATGGCCCGGCCTGACGTCGCATTCTCCCTTGATCATGATGGCCGCTGCAGCTTGAACGTGCAGCCGTCAGACGGCCCAACGCGGGTTGCCGCGCTGCTGAGCCATGAGCTGGACCGCCACGGGATCGGGATCGATTGCATTCGTGACGGCCTTCACCTGACTGGCGTTGTCAGCCTGCCGACGTTCAATCGCGGCATGGCCGATCAGCAGTTCCTGTTCGTCAATTCGAGGCCGGTGAAGGACCGCCTGTTGGTCGGAGCGCTTCGGGCCGCCTATCGGGACCTTCTGGCCCGCGATCGCCACCCGGTCGCGGCCTTGTTCGTCGAGGTTCCGGCCGGCGAAGTCGATATCAACGTCCATCCGGCCAAGACCGAGGTCCGCTTCCGCGATCCGGCGGCGGTCCGCGGCCTGATCGTCGGCGGCCTGCGTGCCGCGCTCGACGAGGCTGGTCACCGGAGTGCGGCTCGCGAACAGTTCGCGGCGGCAGTGAACTGGCAATCCGAATTGGACCGTCGTCCCAGCGAAGGCTGGGACCCAGATCAGCTCGTTGCCGCGAGATCGGAAGCGCAGACGTGGACCCCAGCTTTCGCTGGGGTGACGGAAAGGAAGCTGGAGTTCGGCCAGGCGCCCGCCGGTCGCGCCGAACAGGCACAGCCGGTTTCGGCGGAACAAGCCCGTTTTCCGCTTGGCGTTGCACGCGGCCAGGTGGCGGCTACCTACATTGTCGCCGAAGCAGAGGACGGCCTGGTGATCGTCGACCAGCATGCCGCGCATGAACGGCTCGTACTCGAAAGAATGCGAAAGGCGTCGGACGGGGAAGAGGTCGCCCGGCAGGCGCTACTGGTGCCCGATGTAGTCGAACTGGACGAGACGGGTTGCGACCGCCTGGAAGCCGCGATCCCCGATCTTGCCGCCCTGGGGCTGGAGATCGAGCGGTTCGGAACGTCGGCGATTTTGGTTCGGGCAATACCGGCGCCGCTCGGCAAGACCGACATTCCCGGCCTGCTCAGCGATCTTGCCGCGGAGCTGGCTGAACTAGGCACGGCGCTCAGCCTGCGCGATAAGCTCGATCATGTGGCCGCGACCATGGCCTGCCATGGATCCGTCAGGGCAGGGCGCATCCTGTCGGTGGCGGAAATGAACGCCTTGCTCCGTGAAATGGAGGCCACTCCGCACAGCGGCCAGTGCAATCACGGCCGTCCGACCTGGGTGAAGCTCGCACATGCAGATATCGAGAAGCTGTTCGGCAGGAGGTGA
- a CDS encoding rod shape-determining protein, with amino-acid sequence MFWNRWFKWMSHDMAIDLGTANTLVYVRGRGIVLNEPSVVAIETINGVKKVKAVGDDAKLMMGKTPDQIEAIRPLRDGVIADIDVAEQMIKHFIHKVHGGKMRAWRFPEIVICVPSGSTSVERRAIRDAASNAGASAVYLIEEPMAAAIGADMPVTQPIGSMVVDIGGGTTEVAVLSLRGLAYTTSVRVGGDKMDEAISSYVRRNHNLLIGEATAERIKKEVGIAKPPVDGIGKTVHIKGRDLVNGVPKEITINQGQIAEALSEPVGTIVEGVRIALENTAPELAADICDQGIVLTGGGALLQGLDEVLRDETGLPVTVAEDPLTCVALGTGRALEEEQFRGVLQTA; translated from the coding sequence ATGTTCTGGAACCGCTGGTTCAAATGGATGTCGCATGACATGGCAATCGACCTGGGGACGGCCAATACGCTGGTTTACGTCCGCGGACGCGGCATCGTCCTGAACGAGCCTTCGGTGGTCGCGATCGAGACGATCAACGGGGTCAAGAAGGTCAAGGCGGTCGGCGACGACGCCAAGCTGATGATGGGCAAGACGCCGGACCAGATCGAGGCCATCCGTCCGCTCCGTGACGGCGTGATCGCGGACATCGACGTCGCCGAGCAGATGATCAAGCACTTCATTCACAAGGTGCATGGCGGCAAAATGCGCGCATGGCGTTTCCCGGAAATCGTGATTTGCGTTCCGTCGGGGTCGACCTCGGTCGAACGCCGCGCGATCCGCGACGCGGCCAGCAATGCCGGCGCTTCGGCTGTCTACCTGATCGAGGAGCCAATGGCTGCGGCGATCGGGGCCGACATGCCGGTAACCCAGCCGATCGGTTCGATGGTGGTCGATATCGGCGGCGGTACCACCGAGGTCGCCGTGTTGTCGCTGCGCGGCCTCGCCTACACCACGTCGGTCCGCGTCGGCGGCGACAAGATGGACGAAGCGATTTCCTCCTACGTTCGCCGCAACCACAACTTGCTGATCGGCGAAGCCACGGCGGAGCGGATCAAGAAGGAAGTCGGGATCGCCAAGCCTCCGGTCGACGGCATCGGCAAGACGGTTCACATCAAGGGCCGGGACCTGGTCAACGGCGTTCCGAAGGAAATTACCATCAACCAGGGCCAGATCGCGGAAGCGCTGAGCGAACCTGTCGGAACGATCGTCGAGGGCGTCCGCATCGCGCTGGAAAACACCGCACCGGAACTGGCCGCCGACATCTGCGACCAGGGCATTGTCCTGACTGGCGGCGGAGCATTGCTGCAGGGCCTGGACGAGGTGCTCCGCGACGAGACCGGACTGCCAGTAACCGTGGCCGAGGATCCGCTGACCTGCGTCGCGCTTGGCACCGGCCGCGCGCTCGAAGAGGAGCAGTTCCGCGGCGTCCTCCAGACGGCTTAG
- the mreC gene encoding rod shape-determining protein MreC, with the protein MAASAGPRPGWSRRAQYSLFFSFLAVIAGLIVGLILLVLSLVAPQSYQAVRGAALDVTAPVSGGINEVATTITGLVTGAGDYWDAANQNAQLKRDRAALMRRMVEARGILEENQQLKAALQLREVSGKAVAAGRVVGSSFESPRRFAIISVGTSDGVQIGMPVRAPEGLIGRIIDAGSTASRVLLVSDRANIVPARIMRGGQPVISTGRGDGTIDVRPLEVGKNPFKPGDIIVTSGTGGLYPPLIPIAKVIRLDDDGAIALPIADPSRVSFAIVEPPFEPAALAAAAAPIDEAP; encoded by the coding sequence GTGGCGGCCTCGGCGGGACCGCGCCCAGGCTGGTCAAGGCGCGCGCAATATAGCCTGTTCTTCAGTTTCCTGGCGGTTATCGCCGGACTGATCGTCGGGCTAATATTGTTGGTTTTGTCCCTGGTTGCTCCGCAGAGCTACCAGGCGGTTCGTGGCGCGGCGCTGGATGTGACCGCGCCGGTGAGCGGCGGAATCAACGAGGTCGCGACCACCATCACCGGACTGGTCACCGGCGCCGGCGACTATTGGGACGCCGCCAACCAGAATGCCCAGCTGAAGCGCGACCGCGCCGCACTGATGCGGCGAATGGTCGAGGCGCGAGGCATATTGGAGGAAAACCAGCAATTGAAGGCGGCGCTTCAGCTGCGCGAAGTTAGCGGCAAGGCCGTGGCCGCCGGGCGAGTTGTCGGGTCCTCCTTCGAGAGCCCGCGACGGTTCGCCATCATATCGGTCGGAACCAGCGATGGTGTGCAGATCGGAATGCCGGTTCGTGCTCCCGAAGGGCTGATCGGACGGATAATCGACGCGGGGTCGACTGCCAGCAGGGTGCTGCTGGTCAGCGATCGCGCGAATATTGTCCCGGCGCGGATCATGAGAGGCGGGCAGCCGGTGATTTCGACCGGGCGCGGCGACGGAACGATCGATGTCCGTCCGCTGGAAGTCGGCAAGAATCCGTTCAAGCCGGGCGACATTATCGTGACGTCCGGGACCGGCGGACTCTATCCGCCGCTGATCCCGATCGCCAAGGTCATCCGCCTCGACGACGATGGCGCGATTGCATTGCCGATCGCCGATCCGTCGCGGGTCAGCTTCGCCATCGTCGAGCCACCGTTCGAACCGGCTGCCCTGGCCGCTGCCGCGGCGCCGATCGACGAGGCGCCCTGA
- the mreD gene encoding rod shape-determining protein MreD, whose protein sequence is MVRSALATKGARLNKGPRAGADYVPAATVIVGSMISLLPIVSATGWWPDWGLLMLVAWRLLRADAWPAWWAAPLGFANDLIVGNPIGLSVALWAAMMIAMDILDRRTMWRDYWIEWGIAALFIALAELAQWRTAALLGAPVPLGITAGPAALVGILCFPVAAFLAARIDRWRLGR, encoded by the coding sequence ATGGTCCGCTCGGCGCTCGCAACCAAGGGCGCGCGGCTCAACAAGGGCCCGCGAGCCGGCGCCGACTATGTTCCCGCGGCGACGGTGATCGTCGGATCGATGATTTCCCTGCTGCCGATCGTCTCGGCGACCGGCTGGTGGCCGGATTGGGGCCTGCTGATGCTGGTCGCGTGGCGCCTGCTGCGGGCGGATGCCTGGCCAGCGTGGTGGGCCGCGCCGCTCGGCTTCGCCAATGACCTGATCGTCGGCAATCCGATTGGATTGTCGGTCGCGCTTTGGGCGGCGATGATGATCGCGATGGACATATTGGACCGCCGGACGATGTGGCGCGACTATTGGATCGAATGGGGCATTGCCGCGCTGTTCATCGCGCTTGCCGAACTCGCCCAATGGCGGACGGCGGCACTGCTCGGCGCGCCGGTTCCACTGGGAATTACGGCCGGTCCCGCAGCCCTGGTCGGGATTCTCTGCTTCCCGGTCGCCGCCTTTCTGGCCGCGCGGATCGACCGCTGGAGGCTTGGGAGATGA
- the mrdA gene encoding penicillin-binding protein 2 — translation MKASRFTAAHQSMTFSRRMMLVGGAQAAFGGILVARLGYLSVAQNQHYRLLSESNRVQLIIVPPRRGWIIDRVGKPIAINRSDFRVDLIPEQVERPTETLRTLTSILQLTPDDVDRIIKEMKASRGYQPVQVAENVPYDQYAAITVRLPELPGVQPQRGFSRFYPAGPAVAHLVGFVGAASAKDYEKEKNPLLVTPGFKIGKEGLEKVLEPKLRGIPGGQRVELTARGKLVRELEPKPDRSGQSVQLTIDSGLQEYAARRMGDQSGALVAMDVTSGDMLAYVSMPAYDPNSFSDGIGRTEWRMLSQDDHIPLLNKVAQGLYPSGSTIKPAMALAFLKQGIDPARRVHCAGGYQIGNRYFRCDAVHGSMDMHSAIERSCNTYFWATGLITDPEKTTEMVHYLGYGEKFDLPIPSQRYGTMPSPKWLMEKYDRKWQGYDSANTSIGQGYVLINPMQLAVMPARLASGKLVKPRLLMADKKLPVPAIDADPEHLEIVRKAMAAVVNGSGTAVASKLPLEGIQMAGKTGTAQVFRLGERGHQSNWALRDHALFIAFAPAVNPRFAIGCIIEHGGFGASAAAPIVRDCMTFLFDQQKAMDALAPLEKQWGGTLAERTSRRQAEFEAASKANLRA, via the coding sequence ATGAAGGCCTCTCGCTTCACGGCAGCTCATCAGTCGATGACCTTTTCCCGGCGGATGATGCTGGTTGGTGGAGCCCAGGCGGCATTTGGCGGCATCCTGGTTGCCCGCCTGGGCTATTTGTCGGTGGCGCAGAACCAACATTATCGGTTGCTCAGCGAGAGCAACCGCGTCCAACTGATCATCGTCCCGCCACGGCGCGGCTGGATCATCGACCGGGTCGGCAAGCCGATCGCCATCAATCGTTCCGATTTTCGTGTCGACCTTATTCCCGAGCAGGTCGAGCGTCCGACAGAGACATTGCGGACATTGACCTCAATCCTCCAGTTGACCCCCGACGACGTCGACCGGATCATCAAGGAAATGAAGGCATCGCGCGGCTATCAGCCGGTCCAGGTCGCGGAAAATGTCCCTTATGACCAATATGCGGCAATTACGGTGCGCTTGCCGGAGCTGCCGGGAGTCCAGCCGCAACGCGGCTTTTCGCGCTTTTACCCGGCTGGACCGGCCGTGGCTCATCTAGTTGGCTTTGTCGGTGCCGCCTCGGCCAAGGATTATGAGAAGGAAAAGAATCCGCTGTTAGTTACACCGGGTTTTAAGATCGGCAAGGAAGGTCTTGAAAAAGTTCTAGAACCAAAGCTTCGCGGCATACCGGGCGGCCAACGTGTCGAACTGACCGCGCGCGGCAAGCTGGTGCGGGAGCTGGAGCCCAAACCGGACCGCAGCGGACAGTCAGTGCAGCTCACTATCGATTCCGGCCTGCAGGAATATGCGGCACGGCGAATGGGTGATCAGTCGGGGGCCCTAGTCGCGATGGATGTGACCAGCGGAGACATGCTGGCCTATGTCTCCATGCCGGCCTACGATCCCAACAGCTTCTCCGACGGGATCGGCCGGACCGAATGGCGAATGCTGTCCCAGGATGACCACATCCCGCTTCTCAACAAGGTAGCGCAGGGACTTTACCCGTCAGGATCGACGATCAAGCCGGCCATGGCGCTGGCGTTCCTGAAACAGGGCATCGATCCGGCAAGACGAGTCCATTGCGCGGGCGGCTACCAGATCGGGAATCGTTATTTCCGCTGCGACGCCGTGCATGGGTCGATGGACATGCATTCGGCGATCGAGCGCAGCTGCAATACCTATTTCTGGGCGACCGGCCTCATCACCGATCCCGAGAAGACGACCGAAATGGTCCACTATCTGGGCTATGGGGAGAAGTTCGACCTGCCGATCCCCAGCCAGCGCTACGGCACCATGCCGAGCCCGAAGTGGCTGATGGAGAAATATGATCGCAAATGGCAGGGATATGATTCCGCCAATACGTCGATCGGCCAGGGCTATGTGCTGATCAACCCCATGCAGCTTGCGGTAATGCCCGCTCGGCTCGCATCTGGAAAGCTGGTGAAACCGCGCTTGCTGATGGCCGACAAGAAGCTGCCGGTTCCCGCGATCGACGCCGACCCCGAACATCTCGAGATCGTCCGCAAGGCAATGGCAGCGGTGGTCAACGGAAGCGGCACTGCGGTCGCGTCGAAACTCCCTCTCGAAGGAATCCAGATGGCCGGCAAGACCGGCACTGCCCAGGTCTTCCGGCTCGGCGAGCGCGGCCACCAGTCGAACTGGGCGCTGCGCGACCACGCGCTGTTCATTGCTTTCGCGCCGGCGGTGAACCCGCGCTTCGCTATCGGCTGCATCATCGAACATGGCGGCTTCGGCGCATCGGCGGCCGCGCCAATCGTGCGCGATTGCATGACCTTCTTGTTCGACCAGCAAAAGGCGATGGACGCCCTCGCCCCTCTCGAGAAGCAGTGGGGCGGGACTCTGGCCGAGCGGACCAGCCGGCGGCAGGCCGAGTTCGAGGCCGCATCCAAGGCCAATCTCAGGGCATGA
- the rodA gene encoding rod shape-determining protein RodA, with amino-acid sequence MISSAIIPQPLARLPWRLIWLVALICTIGVVTLYSAAGGSASPWALKQGITILAFMAVAIAISYIPESFIKQMTFPAYVAIFILLVLVEMIGFVGKGAQRWVDLGFIRLQPSEFMKPAIALVLARFYDLLPVSDVRRWRGLWPAAALVFVPAGLILVQPDLGTAMMVILGGVTVMFIAGLPMWYFASAAAAAAVAGPILFTMMHDYQRKRVLIFLDPESDPLGAGYHISQSKIAIGSGGVWGKGYLNGSQSHLDYLPEGHTDFVFATFVEEWGLVGGALLIFAFFMVIRWGMGVSKKAKTRFGQLAAAGLTATIFFYVSINLMMVMGLAPVVGIPLPLVSFGGSAVMTVMICLGILMSLERQSRTRSTLG; translated from the coding sequence ATGATTTCCTCGGCGATCATCCCCCAACCGCTGGCCCGACTGCCGTGGCGGCTGATCTGGCTGGTCGCGCTGATCTGCACGATCGGCGTGGTGACGCTCTATTCGGCGGCCGGCGGGTCGGCTTCTCCCTGGGCGCTGAAGCAGGGCATCACCATCCTTGCCTTCATGGCTGTGGCGATCGCCATCAGCTACATCCCGGAAAGCTTCATCAAGCAGATGACCTTTCCGGCATATGTCGCGATCTTCATCCTGCTGGTGCTGGTCGAAATGATCGGCTTTGTCGGCAAGGGCGCGCAGCGCTGGGTCGACCTTGGCTTTATCCGCCTGCAGCCTTCGGAATTCATGAAGCCGGCGATCGCGCTGGTGCTGGCGCGTTTCTACGACCTGCTCCCGGTCAGCGACGTCCGCCGCTGGCGGGGGCTTTGGCCCGCCGCGGCGCTGGTGTTCGTCCCCGCCGGCCTGATCCTCGTCCAGCCCGACCTTGGCACGGCGATGATGGTCATCCTTGGCGGTGTCACCGTGATGTTCATCGCCGGCCTGCCGATGTGGTATTTCGCCAGCGCCGCCGCCGCCGCCGCGGTTGCTGGCCCGATCCTGTTCACGATGATGCACGATTACCAGCGCAAGCGGGTGCTGATCTTCCTCGACCCGGAATCCGACCCGCTTGGGGCCGGCTACCATATCAGCCAATCGAAGATCGCGATCGGATCGGGCGGCGTTTGGGGCAAGGGCTATCTGAACGGCAGCCAGAGCCACCTCGACTATCTGCCCGAAGGCCATACCGACTTCGTCTTCGCGACCTTCGTCGAGGAATGGGGCCTGGTCGGCGGCGCGCTTCTGATCTTCGCCTTCTTCATGGTCATCCGTTGGGGAATGGGCGTCAGCAAGAAGGCCAAGACGCGCTTCGGCCAGCTGGCGGCGGCCGGCCTCACCGCGACGATCTTCTTCTACGTCTCGATCAACCTGATGATGGTGATGGGGCTCGCGCCGGTGGTCGGCATCCCCCTGCCACTGGTCAGCTTCGGCGGATCGGCGGTGATGACCGTGATGATCTGCCTCGGCATATTGATGTCGCTCGAACGGCAGTCGCGGACCCGCTCGACGCTGGGCTGA